Below is a genomic region from Astyanax mexicanus isolate ESR-SI-001 chromosome 25, AstMex3_surface, whole genome shotgun sequence.
AGACAATGACCTAGAGTTGACCCTCTTTATATACGTAAGAACTTGTTGtaaatttcttttatttatatgtatggccttttacataaaataaatgcttgtcaaataaatcagaaaaacacacaaaatacttTTTCAATTATGTTTACTAATGCTAGTTTTATATTTCTGCTCCTTAATCTGTATTTTATGGGAAAATAATAATCTTTACTCAAGTTTCTGCTTTTCTACTTTTTGTGTCTTGTAACATAAATCTGGTGGTGGTAATCCAACCTACTTTTGTATGATATAGAAATGGAACAATTATAATATCAAGAACATCAGTTTTAGAGCTTGAAGTTCTAAGTACACTAACCCCTGAACCCTATCATTCAGTTCTTAATccaaatgcattttaaatttttGGGTAACATTGTGTGATGGTTATACTATACAGCATATCTTATGGCATCCCACAGGGTTACATTTTGGGGTCTTTGAAACtgtaattaatgttaattatgaCTTTAATCATGATTTAGTAATTTAGGGTGTGACTGTGAAATCGTAAGACTATGTGAACCatgataaaaatagataaataaattacagcATTTTCCTGTTGCTCTTAGAGAACACAGAAAGGTGaatttgttgttttaatttttaatgttacTTTTGACCTCAAATCCTAATCAGCCATGGAGAAGGTGGTGGATTTGTTAACCATTACGCTATTTCATGACGAACAGTTTATTAGTGGTGGTCATGTACGCTAATTGAAGGCATACTGCAGTGTTAACAGTACAGGTTTTCTTTCCTATAGACATAGATGTAATTTCAGGAATGAACTAAAACCTTTAATAGGATCTTTAGACAGCATCTGCAAATATATGTTTATTGCTTACAGTGTATAAACAAAATGCAATTAAACAACagacattattaaataatattacatGATAATGTAATGATTTATTCATGTCAGATACTCTATGCAGCAGGGTTTTTCTCATAATAAGAATTTCCTTTTCATACATGATCATGTGTATTATGTTTCATCCATTGACAGCCTTGGAATACAGGCTAAAGTGCAACAATACTGTAGGCTACTGAACAAGCTTTTTTGGAAGGCATTGCTTTGGCAGAATGCAATACACCTTATGCATCGTATTTACTTTGTGGTTATCAAACAAATACATGATTTCATGCTTTAATAATGAAGAGCCATGCGTGTAAATGTTAACAAACAGACCAAAGTAAGAACATTTAATGCATTGGTTTTAAGTGTGATAAAGTTAGAGAACATGCTGGATCACTGCGTCGCGCAACTTGTTGGTTTCTGTAATTCTGCTTCGATCACCTTCTTCTCTATTTCCACCTTAGAAAGCCAGACAAAGAGAAAATgatattaaaattaaaagctGTCCTCATTAAAcagtttaacaaatacatttttcagtttatgtttgttttatgttagtTGTGTTCCATCAATCACCCATTACCATGACTTTTACTTGTACCTGACATTTATAGTAGGCCTTGCTGCTGATGTGTTTTTGAGGCTGAATGTCGCTTTCTGTGCCCAAAGATATCACTCGAGTATGCGAAGCAACTGTGTATGCAACCTCACATTCCATGGTGATGAAAGGGAACCAGTCAGAGGGGATCTCCTGGTCTGATGCAAGTTCCAGCTTACAAGAGAAGGAGTGTGGATGGTCCACTGCTGTAAGTAAAAGAATAACACATTAGAGCTGGGCAACCTGACTAAAACCCCATATAACAGCATAGTTGTTTACATTTCATAAAAACATTGTGTAACAATACACTTTTCAAGATTATTACATAGAGAGAACTGTTAATCtttactttaatgtttttttttttttttttttttttttttttttcccatgtcCACAGTGCTGCTGCGTTAAGTGGTTACTTGACAAaaatttaacaaacaaaaaaatccctTGCACTTCTAAAAGCATTTACATGTGTCTTTGAAACAGAAAAAGGTCACCATAAACAGTTTGAAACGTCTACAACTCTAGTTCAACCATGTTTTCTCTAAAACTGTCCAACCTCTCATGTAGCTTTCCATACTAGGGTGGACCcttgcatgacaggaaataagaagttaaaataaaaagCGATTAAGCTGGGAAAATATGATTTACGATTTTAAGATAAATGGTAATACAGGACAATATGATTTACAGCTATAATGGTATAGTATAATGTATAGTATAAAGTTAAATTATCAGAATTGATTTATAAGCATTCTTAAATAGTTTTTATCTAACTGTGTATCTAAggaacatatatgttttttttttaaataataaacgtAAGAAATTTGCACTTTATGGCATTTAACTGACTTGCCAAACTGCATTGaatttacaattacaatataaTTCCCAGCCCTACaacaaataatagtaataataaaaaaatgctctaaTTAATGTTGTTATTAGTCTTCCATCAGAAAGCGTGCACATAGCATAAAagtctagaaaataaacacaagtaTGAATGTCTGCTGAGGCAATACTAAAGGTTGTTGGGCATTCACTGTACACAGAAGGAAACACAAATTACAGTGGATACAATGGATCACAGTGAAATGTGTGTGTCTCATCTTGGTACACGACCCAAATGTGCCTGACAGGGATAGGTCTGTTTGTGATGAAAGTCTGACacttctttttttcctcctttctttTAAAAGAGGACATGTGCTTCGAGCTAGGCAGTACATAAGAAAATTCACAAAGAAGAACAGTTGGCTTTACGGACTGTGGATGTAGTTTCTGTTCGCacagacaattccagccagacacaATCATCCATTGACCACGCTGTCCACTTTGGTAACGctttaaaaatcaatttaaatactcaagatcccatgacttttgtcatctATGTGCATTATTACTGAAAAACCTACTCAGTGTTTCCAGTTTTACGTCATCTGATGAGCAAACAGTATTCGAAGTTTTACAAACATCTAAGAACAGCAAGATACAAGCACAGATCCCAGCATCAACTCTTGCAGGGTTTacaaaattaagtttaattttaacataaCTGAGTTAATTGAGTTAACATCCAACAGGGTTGGATGTTACTTTACAGCCAAACAGGGACCCTAATATAGAATGCACTACTTGGCTATTGTATAAACAGTTTGGCCTAATCCTTTGTCTCATTTATACCCCTACCCGTTGTTTTCGAGAGACACCAAATCCCTCAGAAACTAGTCACAAGAGAAATGGTTGATATCCTCCCTCTACGAAATGCCACATCCTTTTTATACATCattaacataaataaatgaaaaaggacACTGCTTCACTACAAGGCTACTAGTGGTGCTTTGTAGTCAACCCTGCCAGACTGCTGTAATTCCCTTTCCACCTTATATCATGCAACAGCCTCAGGTGCCAAAATagaactgctgcaccatttaaggtggaacaggaaatgtaGCTACTAGTTAGCTAGCCACAGAGACACAATACTACTAACAATTTAATttatatgcttgttataaagaaaagggTCATAATACACTGAACTACATTAATCTAAGATAATGtagtatttacaaaaaaaaaatctgtttcatTGGTTGTTCATAACCCACCATTTGATCGTTGAAAATTTCTCAATTTAAAGGGCCATGTAGATCTAACCCTCATTGTACCCCTCTGTCCCTAAGCTTGAACAAACAAAACGCAGTGAtatagttttatttctttttcttgttctaaTCTACATTATAAAATCCAACATCTCCCAAAATAGAATTCAGAAAAAATGAATGTTCCCTTACCCATGTTCTTAGCAGGAAGCCTGTCAATCCTCCAAACAATGGACCCGTACACATTTTCATACTTGACTGTACCAACAGTTACCTGCATGACAGGATGAGAGTCTGTGACGTTCACTGAGCCCAAACAGGCATTCCTGTTCATGCGGGCTTTCAGTGATTTCTGCCATGGCAGCGACACACTACGAGGCATTTTGACCCAGTCACCTGGCAATGGCACCTGAATGAGCACATTTTCACAAACTGGCTGCATCTCTGAATTTGCTCCAGGGAAAGGGAAGGACGATTGCATATTGAGAAAAGCTTGTAGCTCCACATAGGCACCTTGCACAGTGACCATTGCCTTCAGCGAGAATGGCAGCTCGCCACAACTAAGGGATACAGTCCTGTAGCGCATGAGTTCCACCTTGCAAGAATCAGGTGGCGAAAACTTAATCAGTCTAGTGTCTTCATATTCTGACTGTCGCACACACTTGTGAAAATGGAAGTCCTCAATCTCCATCCACACCTCCTCATCTTCCTCTGAGCCATATCCAGAGTCTCTTCTCAGCAGTGCAAGGTCATTCAATGCCAGAAAACATTCCCCTGGACCATTCAAGAAGGCCAGACAGTGAATTCGAGTAATGGCTGCACGTTCCAGTGTGGCTCCGTCCTTGTCTACTCGCATCCAGATGTGGTCTGCAATCTGCAGGGACAGCTCCTGCTCCTCATAATGTTTTTGTTGCTTATGTGGACCTGGTAGTCTCATCAGCTCCTCCTCAAGGGACACAAGCAAGTCTTCCATGTCTCCAAAGTCTGTTGTTCCAAACTTCAGCAGCTGCTCAACCTCAGCTTCATGAGTGACTTCGGGCTTGGGGTGATAGCGCTTTCGCTCTGTGTACAGCACATGCTCAATCTTCAACGTTGCGATCTTGCGTTGCTCACCATAGCTCTCTAGTTTCAGGCCTGAGAGCGAGCAGTTGGAATGAAGCTGGAACTCCTTGAACGGTTTTTCCAATCCCTTCTCGTAGTACATCTGGAGCACAGCTCCTGGGAGCAGCTGCAAGTAGATGGGACCCCACTGACGTGATGACATACGGTTCTTTTTCTCCGGAATCCTCAGCATTAAAGCCCAACCATGCCTCCTCTGGCTGAAGAACAGTTCCTGAGGAACGAAGGAAGAAAGGCAGCCTCCAATCTCAGCATCCCTCAGTGTCCTAACATCTGAAACTCTCCTTTCCCCATTTCCATTTCCATCCTCATAGTCCTCTTTTGCCCTTAGTCGCTCTAACTTGTGGCATATGTAGGAGTAAGAGTTTTGAAGATGGTCTCTTGGTGGTTCATAACCATCCTTGCTTCGAATAAAGAAGCGAGGCAAGGTTGAGCTGGGCTCCGAGTCTGAGGAGGAGCTTCCAGAATCTCTCTTGTGTATGCTTTCTGTCCAAAAAGGGCTAAAGTGCCCTGGGTCATCTTGGAATGATGGGAAGGAGACCTCAGGAGTCCAGTTGGAGGCACTTTTCTCAGGAGAGGAGATGCTGGTTGGTGTACTGGAAAAACTGTTGAAGAAGTCAGACTGTCCTTGAGGGCTAGAGTAAAAAGGAGATGGACCAGTTGGTGTCTCCCTCACTGGAGTACACATCGGAGTGTTGCTGGGCACACGTGAGCTCCCATTGAGGGTAAAGTGCATTTGAGGAGATTCCAGTGGGCTGGACAAGCTTAGAGATGGGTTCCCTAAAGGAGGCAGAACAAGCTTTAAACCATTCGGGCGAGGAATTGACCCTGAGCTTGAGGATGGAGACCTAACGGTTTTCTGAGGTGACGGGAGTGGGGTCCCTTCCTCTTCAAATGTCACCCAGTTAGCTGGAAGATTTGTTGAACACATTGTACTGgaaaagttgtttgaactcagaTTTGAGATTTCTGTCCGGAGTCAGCCTGAAGGAAACCCACCTTAGGGATCATctgcataaaaataaaacagaagacaCACAACATTGTAGTTAGGCCGGTCACAACAACTGtttcagaaattattgtgattaaattatattagtcaTTGTAAGaacattaaatgccactgattcTCCAAAAAGGCATAACATAATGGCCACCTCCTCATTTCTACACCTATTTTTTAAATAGGAGcacttgtagttctataattacagaccagTCTTTATGTTTCTCTCTTGGACCTCACAGAACCACaaaagagcagctattatttgggtggtgggtcattctcagcagtgCAGTGCAAGGTGgtggttagtgtgtgttgtgttgttacCGCTGGACTGATCATTTTGAAGATGCAGTCCTGTCTGTGTGTATGGAGGCACCATTATTGATGCACTGGTCACTGTGTATGTAAACAAACACGCAAagaaacataatataataaacaatatcaAGGTTAGCAAAATGGATTGAGGTCATATCCCTATACTGTACAATATGAAACAaacataattatcatgacaggcctaaatgTAGTCTTTGACAAAGACTGAACACTTCAAAAGAATGTACAGAATGTTAAACACAAAGAAGCTTATGAAACAATGAAGGTGGAATAATATAAATTCAGGAAGATTGTTATTGTGAAATATTCATGAAAAGAACCCATTCTTGGACCAAATGGACTGGAATACaatgttgtgttttctgtgtaaaTGCTTCCAGAGAAATATGGCTTCCATTATGTGATTATACAATTCATGCCTTCCAAGTACGACATTTTCCTAATGACAAAGCAGAGATCCAAACAATACATTCTGCCAAacttccaataaaaaacaagattTAACCAAAAGAGCATTTGTTAGGTAACCACTGCAACAAAATCCACTCTAGCAGCTGCCTGCTCGCACAGCATCTACCAGCATCTGCCAGCATCTACGTACATATCCCAGCTAAAGCATGATGTGATCAATAATATTCTGTGGATGGAAAAGATACAGTGTGAAAAGTATTATCTAAAAGGTATTACTGGATCACAGACGGGTCTAAGTAAGACCTTCTGGCAAGTGAACAGCTGGACACAGTCATGCAGCCAGTCTCCATTAGCCGATTTTTCACATGACTGCAGTTTTAATTATGCAATGGCACGGCACAAGCTTTTGGCTTCTTAGCCTTCTTTACTGGCTGCAGTTTTCTCTAAATGCATCCAAGTGGAAACATCTGGGGCTTCAAATCTCCACCTTGAGAAAGCCATTTGTATTGTAACAGCTGAGAAAGGACAGGAGGAAATTTGTCACACACtggctgatttcattttccatgtTTTAACTTCCTCATATGACttatgatttaaaaataacacCCTGAATCATCTGGTCATTGTCTGGTCTTGGCACTGGTGTGTTCAAAAAATCTATAATGTACCATTTCTCCTCTATGTGGAGGCACTATTCAGCCGGATTTACTATATTGATCAACTTTTGTGCATGAACAACAATGTAGTCTCGGATACAGATTAGGCCACAGATACAGAGCCTAAAACACATCCATGCAAACAAAATCCCAATCCTGAAGTTTTGAAATAATGATTCTGGTCTATTAAATCTGGCTCAGCAATTAATCGACTCGGTTCCAGCTTGCAGGACATTGCCAGAGTTCTGAATTCTTTCTTGGGCAAAACATTTGTCAGCATTCCAGTATTTAAGATAATTCAGTATTTCTGTATTACTTTTAAGTAAATTATTTAAGGTATTAAATAAGTAGTACATATTGGTATAGCCTTTTCCTATAAGAATAATGAACCATGTGTATGGATATGGTATATACATTTTTGGCCCTGTGTAGTTTATTATCAAAATTAAACGTTAAGTTTTGGTTGGTTTAGGCccaaaataaacaactttagtgCATCCCAAAATGTCAGGGTCTAGGTAACAGGGCTGCAGCATACATCGGTTCAGCACTGAATTCACAACGTACACATGTTCAATAGTCAAATCGCAGGAAGTGCAATGTTTTGTGCAAagtcaaattacatttttttaaaccttttttgctgcatacaaagaaaaacttaaaatggATGCTTTGAAGATGCTTTACAGATGAACTGATGATCAACTAAAATCCTATTTTTCGAATTGAATGATTAAcagaaaaatttaaatattgaaaTGTACAATGCAATACAGCTGCATCTAccgtaaacttaaaaaaataaataaaaacagaaaaaacagtgtaaatgagTTGCTGTTGATGATTGTGACCAATGGCATCTGGCTAAAGTTGTAAATGCAAACTGACAAACAACCCTAGCAAAAATCAAACCCACATTCAATGAGGAAGCCCAGtatgcatatcctgcaggtcagtgcagtgttctttagctttcatgatACATGGCAACAAATCAAGGAACACAATACTAAtcccatgtcccatgacttttggcatgtcagtgtaaataccATACTAAAATACAAGAGTGGTTTAATCACTGCTTCAGCTTACACAgccaataaagaaaaataattgttTAGGAGTTGTTTTAGAgtagacctttactcacagacaaATCCATTATATAGAAAAAGAAGTTTTGAGGGTTTGGCAATCTTCCAGACTTATGAAACAATGCATTAGATTAAGAGGAATTCTCATAATGAAGAGCTGAATCATTCCTTCTTTATGCTGGAGAAACTACACAAGCTACAAAGATAAAGCTGACACAGGCAGCATCAGCCGGCCACTGTGGCACGAGTGGGCAGAGAAATGAGAGGTTTCAGAGTCTTTGGAGGCTACGAGACACATTCTTCACATTCCTCTGGGACATTCACCATGGACAGGAAATACCAACTCAATACTCCCTGCTGCAAATTCATACATTAAAAGTTCACTAATTATCCCTTTAACTTCAGACACATTACACACTAATAGTCAAAATTGACTTTATCTTCATCTTTGTTTTCACTAGTTAGTTCCCTATGTTTCAGGTTTCTTAACAACATTAAGAAAgttgggcaatatgacaatatttcggCTATTGTGTGTCAGTAACAAACATTCAATTTGGGCTGCCACCATGACAGCCTGTCACTGATCAAGACTAAGCTCAAGGTCACCTTTTACAGCCACTGCACAGCAGTACAACCTGGTTATTTAACCTGTCCGAGTCAGACTAGTGATTGGGGCAGTGATCACACACCCCTGGAATGAAGGGCTGCCACCTCAGAACCCGAGGAGAAATTGTTGTTTAGGTGTTTGGCTTAAAAGCACCTCAGCCATTATTACTGAGATGATAGTATTGAACCTTCAGTCTGCCCACAATTCACTTCCTGCCAAGCCAATGACTTTCAAATCTGAAGAAAACACAGTTTGGTTGCAAAGCTAAAGGTGGAGGAAGGAAGGATGGAAAAAATAGCAGAAATTAATGTGGTTCAGTATAGCAGGATTAAATATGTCCTTCTAGTATTCTATTCAAGGTACCACTAGTACTTTTTCAAGCATACATAATCATATTAGCTATTTTTGTGTGGTCACAGTGAAACAGCGTCTAAAACCCACATGACTGGTCACTGTCCTGTGATCAGAAACACTTACACACTCAAGTCAAGGTCAtggaagcacacacacactgaatcacACACTGTAAGCCATACTAGTCTAGAGCATTTTATCACAAAAATTCCCTTTGCAAACAAAAATTGCTTTCTTGTTACTGCTCTATAACCAGAAAACACATCTCAAGTCTAGACAGGTCATATACCTGTTTAGTGAATGAGTACATATAATATCCTCCTATGATCCACGGTTTTGGAACGGTTTTGATATCTGGtcaatgttttatatatacagctctgtaaacaattaagagaccatcTCAGATTCTCTGATTTAGCTACTTATAtgtatatggttgagtaaaatgaacattgtggttttattctataaactacagacatttttcccaaattccaaataaaaatattgtcacttagagcatttatttgcagaaaatgagaaatggctgaaataataaaaaagacaag
It encodes:
- the LOC111195217 gene encoding stonin-1; this encodes MCSTNLPANWVTFEEEGTPLPSPQKTVRSPSSSSGSIPRPNGLKLVLPPLGNPSLSLSSPLESPQMHFTLNGSSRVPSNTPMCTPVRETPTGPSPFYSSPQGQSDFFNSFSSTPTSISSPEKSASNWTPEVSFPSFQDDPGHFSPFWTESIHKRDSGSSSSDSEPSSTLPRFFIRSKDGYEPPRDHLQNSYSYICHKLERLRAKEDYEDGNGNGERRVSDVRTLRDAEIGGCLSSFVPQELFFSQRRHGWALMLRIPEKKNRMSSRQWGPIYLQLLPGAVLQMYYEKGLEKPFKEFQLHSNCSLSGLKLESYGEQRKIATLKIEHVLYTERKRYHPKPEVTHEAEVEQLLKFGTTDFGDMEDLLVSLEEELMRLPGPHKQQKHYEEQELSLQIADHIWMRVDKDGATLERAAITRIHCLAFLNGPGECFLALNDLALLRRDSGYGSEEDEEVWMEIEDFHFHKCVRQSEYEDTRLIKFSPPDSCKVELMRYRTVSLSCGELPFSLKAMVTVQGAYVELQAFLNMQSSFPFPGANSEMQPVCENVLIQVPLPGDWVKMPRSVSLPWQKSLKARMNRNACLGSVNVTDSHPVMQVTVGTVKYENVYGSIVWRIDRLPAKNMAVDHPHSFSCKLELASDQEIPSDWFPFITMECEVAYTVASHTRVISLGTESDIQPQKHISSKAYYKCQVEIEKKVIEAELQKPTSCATQ